A window of the Streptomyces luomodiensis genome harbors these coding sequences:
- a CDS encoding alpha/beta fold hydrolase: protein MPHYTSYDGTQLAYRVLAARDGSAGPPLICLAGGPGRNAAYLGDLGGLDAHHTLVVPDSRGTGDSPPAADPGGYAFPGLAEDLEALRRHLDLGRFALLAHDAAAATAQAYAAAHPERLSRLILVSPGARLQGQLPEDAREIFESRADEPWWQEAYRAVQLLPDTTDLAEVRRLLLQAAPMAYGRWDEPQRAHARSEGEQLGPVARAGFWQGVDEAGRRAVLARLREVPCPVLVITGDRDAVTGTRAGEVVAESFPDGRARALHGVGHYPWVDDPDLFRQAVEDFLADRPARP from the coding sequence ATGCCGCACTACACCTCATATGACGGAACCCAGCTGGCCTACCGCGTCCTGGCGGCCCGGGACGGCTCCGCGGGGCCGCCGCTGATCTGCCTGGCGGGCGGGCCGGGGCGGAACGCCGCGTATCTGGGCGACCTCGGCGGGCTGGACGCCCATCACACCCTCGTCGTCCCCGACAGCCGCGGCACCGGGGACTCCCCGCCGGCCGCCGACCCCGGCGGCTACGCCTTCCCCGGGCTGGCCGAGGACCTCGAGGCGCTCCGCCGCCATCTGGACCTCGGCCGCTTCGCGCTGCTCGCCCATGACGCGGCCGCCGCGACCGCCCAGGCGTACGCGGCCGCCCACCCCGAGCGGCTCAGCCGGCTGATCCTGGTGAGTCCGGGCGCCCGGCTCCAGGGCCAACTCCCCGAGGACGCCCGGGAGATCTTCGAATCCCGCGCCGACGAGCCCTGGTGGCAGGAGGCGTACCGGGCGGTGCAGCTGCTGCCCGACACCACCGACCTCGCCGAGGTGCGCAGACTGCTGCTCCAGGCCGCCCCCATGGCGTACGGCCGCTGGGACGAGCCCCAGCGGGCCCACGCCCGGAGCGAGGGCGAGCAGCTGGGACCGGTGGCGAGGGCCGGCTTCTGGCAGGGCGTCGACGAAGCGGGGCGGCGCGCGGTGCTGGCCCGGCTGCGCGAGGTGCCGTGCCCGGTGCTGGTGATCACCGGCGACCGGGACGCGGTGACCGGCACGCGGGCCGGGGAGGTGGTCGCCGAGTCCTTCCCGGACGGGCGGGCGCGGGCGCTGCACGGGGTGGGCCACTATCCGTGGGTCGACGATCCGGATCTCTTCCGTCAGGCGGTCGAGGACTTCCTGGCGGACCGCCCGGCGCGACCGTGA
- a CDS encoding amino acid adenylation domain-containing protein, giving the protein MQSDARGARLPLSTSQSEIWLGQQLTPESTRFRVGEYLEIHGPIDRTLFESALRRAVAETEPYNTRFGEDGGVPWQVVEPVTEWELPFFDVSGEANPREAAERWMREEMTRPTDLTRAPLFAFALFQLGPERFAWYQAPHHIVTDAAGAALTARRVAELYTAYAAGAGTRTEAGQTRHEAAPATGRGSLREMLEWDEKYRASEDFTRDREYWMERFGDCPEPARLSGRPGKNLRDFRRETAYLSEAEAAGLRGAARKAGTHWSALMIAATAAYLHRLTGKQDIVLTLPVSARTDAATRAHPGMFANVAPLRLDVTPHMRVRDLIRQASKEMRKALRHQRYRRIDMVRDLHLPDGGNSFLGPHVNIMSFEYDFDFAGHRVTAHNISNGLVEDLSIMAYDRSDGTGIRIDLNANADLYSDEDLAAHRARFLTLVHAFADVSDPERTVGGIELLTAEERARVLAWSGYGGGDRGESRGGAPRTPLIPDIPPATLPDLFAAQAARTPSAVAVSDGATSLTYAELNRSANRLAHLLITRGAGPERLVALALPRSADLIVAVLAVLKSGAAYLPLDPGYPRERLELMLRQAAPAVVVTTRDLAGTLTGTASDQLALDDPDILTALAGQPADDPTDEQRTAPLSPEHPAYTIFTSGSTGTPKGVVVPHHNVVRLFGATDGWFHFGADDVWTMFHSYAFDFSVWEIWGPLLHGGRLVVVPQAISRSPDAFLRLLADERVTVLSQTPSAFQQLIHADQEDPGTGARLTALRAVVFGGEALDLRRLADWYERHPDTAPVLVNMYGITETTVHVTYRALDREAAATLPGSVVGTGIPDLRVHVLDGALRPAVPGTTGEMYVSGPGLARGYLNRPGLTAERFVANPFGAPGERMYRTGDLARWTADGELEYLGRADDQVKIRGFRIELGEVEEAVRSLPGVERAVVVARETRPGDKQLVAYVVPAKAEAKGDVQADAKADAECEAQGASKAVAEADAQAEPHGTAGAEAMDPAAVRRSVARRLPDHMVPAAVVVLDDLPLTETGKVDRRALPAPDLTGAAASREPRTARERVLCQLFAEVLGLPTVGIDDGFFELGGHSMLAAQLAAKVRTALDVPMEVRTLFEASTVAQLAERLDEDRTARDGAVEHGLDPLLPLRAQGRLAPLFCVHPGGGLGWLYTGLLRHLDERPVYALQSHGLQEDGILPSSVDEMAADYVEQIRAVQPKGPYHLLGWSFGGLVAYAMATRLQSAGERVGVLSILDAYPDNQWEFGLPDYSKREWLGMLLESLRGGDIIIPWAGETQPSGETQPSGEIADAPERDADELAAALVRESGLPARLLAGEATFPLLDIMRSDIELTKKFSPDPYTGDLLLFAAEYETPGFPRPAHTPESWQPYVDGTVRVHQVPAQHHHMMRQEHVALIGPVVAAALDAADA; this is encoded by the coding sequence TTGCAGTCCGATGCCAGGGGTGCCCGCCTTCCGCTGTCGACCAGCCAGAGTGAGATCTGGCTCGGCCAGCAACTGACACCGGAGAGCACCCGCTTCCGGGTGGGCGAGTATCTGGAAATTCATGGCCCGATCGACCGAACGCTGTTCGAATCCGCACTCCGCCGGGCGGTCGCCGAAACCGAGCCGTACAACACGCGTTTCGGCGAGGACGGCGGGGTGCCGTGGCAGGTTGTTGAACCGGTAACCGAATGGGAGTTGCCGTTTTTCGATGTCAGCGGCGAGGCGAATCCCCGGGAGGCGGCCGAACGGTGGATGCGGGAGGAGATGACCCGGCCGACCGATCTCACCCGCGCTCCGCTGTTCGCCTTCGCCCTGTTCCAATTGGGGCCCGAGCGGTTCGCCTGGTACCAGGCGCCGCACCACATCGTGACGGACGCCGCCGGGGCGGCCCTCACCGCCCGTCGGGTGGCCGAACTCTACACGGCCTACGCGGCGGGGGCCGGAACCCGGACCGAGGCCGGTCAGACCCGGCACGAGGCGGCTCCGGCGACCGGCCGCGGCTCGCTGCGGGAGATGCTCGAATGGGATGAGAAATACCGCGCGTCGGAGGATTTCACCAGGGACAGAGAGTATTGGATGGAACGGTTCGGGGATTGCCCCGAACCGGCCCGGCTTTCCGGACGACCAGGCAAGAACCTGCGTGACTTCCGGCGCGAGACGGCGTATCTGTCGGAGGCGGAAGCAGCCGGACTGCGCGGTGCCGCACGAAAGGCGGGAACCCACTGGTCCGCCCTGATGATCGCGGCGACCGCGGCTTATCTGCACCGGCTGACCGGCAAGCAGGACATCGTCCTCACCCTGCCGGTATCGGCTCGTACCGACGCCGCGACGCGCGCCCACCCCGGCATGTTCGCCAACGTCGCGCCGCTGCGTCTCGACGTCACCCCGCATATGCGGGTACGGGATCTCATCCGGCAGGCGTCGAAGGAGATGCGGAAAGCGTTGCGGCATCAGCGCTACCGCCGTATCGACATGGTGCGGGATCTGCATCTTCCCGACGGGGGCAACAGTTTCCTGGGCCCCCACGTCAACATCATGTCGTTTGAATACGACTTTGACTTCGCGGGACATCGCGTCACCGCCCACAACATTTCGAACGGGCTGGTCGAGGACCTGTCGATCATGGCCTACGACCGGTCCGACGGCACCGGCATCCGTATCGACCTCAACGCCAACGCCGACCTCTACAGCGACGAGGACCTGGCCGCCCACCGGGCCCGCTTCCTGACGCTGGTGCACGCGTTCGCCGACGTCTCGGACCCCGAGCGCACCGTCGGCGGTATCGAGCTGCTGACCGCCGAGGAGCGGGCGCGGGTGCTGGCCTGGAGCGGTTACGGGGGCGGGGACCGGGGCGAGAGCCGGGGCGGGGCCCCGCGGACGCCCCTGATCCCGGACATACCTCCCGCCACACTCCCCGACCTGTTCGCCGCGCAGGCCGCCCGCACCCCCTCGGCGGTGGCGGTGAGCGACGGCGCGACCTCCCTCACCTACGCCGAGCTGAACCGCTCCGCGAACCGCCTCGCCCATCTGCTGATAACCCGGGGCGCGGGCCCGGAACGGCTCGTCGCTCTCGCCCTTCCCCGCTCGGCCGACCTGATCGTCGCCGTACTCGCCGTACTCAAGTCCGGCGCCGCCTACCTTCCGCTGGACCCCGGCTATCCGCGTGAGCGCCTGGAGCTGATGCTCCGGCAGGCCGCCCCCGCGGTCGTCGTCACCACCCGCGACCTCGCCGGAACGCTGACCGGAACGGCCTCCGACCAGCTGGCGCTGGACGATCCGGACATCCTCACCGCCCTCGCCGGACAGCCCGCGGACGACCCCACCGACGAGCAGCGCACCGCGCCGCTGTCCCCCGAGCACCCCGCCTACACCATCTTCACCTCCGGCTCCACCGGCACCCCCAAGGGCGTCGTCGTACCGCACCACAACGTGGTCCGGCTCTTCGGCGCCACCGACGGCTGGTTCCACTTCGGCGCCGACGACGTGTGGACCATGTTCCACAGCTACGCCTTCGACTTCTCGGTCTGGGAGATCTGGGGCCCGCTGCTGCACGGCGGCCGGCTCGTGGTCGTCCCGCAGGCCATCAGCCGCTCCCCCGACGCGTTCCTGCGCCTGCTGGCGGACGAGCGGGTCACCGTGCTCAGCCAGACCCCCTCCGCCTTCCAGCAGCTGATCCACGCGGACCAGGAGGACCCCGGCACCGGCGCGCGGCTCACCGCCCTGCGCGCCGTCGTCTTCGGCGGCGAGGCGCTGGACCTGCGGCGGCTGGCGGACTGGTACGAGCGGCACCCCGACACCGCCCCCGTCCTGGTGAACATGTACGGGATCACCGAGACCACCGTGCACGTCACCTACCGCGCCCTGGACCGCGAGGCCGCCGCGACCCTGCCCGGGAGCGTCGTCGGCACCGGCATCCCCGACCTGCGGGTCCATGTGCTGGACGGGGCGCTGCGCCCGGCCGTGCCGGGGACGACCGGTGAGATGTACGTGTCGGGGCCCGGCCTGGCCCGCGGCTATCTGAACCGTCCGGGCCTGACGGCGGAGCGATTTGTCGCCAATCCGTTCGGGGCCCCCGGCGAGCGGATGTACCGCACCGGCGACCTGGCCCGGTGGACCGCCGACGGGGAGCTGGAGTACCTCGGCCGCGCCGACGACCAGGTCAAGATCCGGGGCTTCCGGATCGAGCTGGGCGAGGTCGAGGAGGCGGTGCGGTCGCTGCCCGGAGTGGAACGGGCGGTGGTCGTCGCCCGCGAGACACGCCCCGGGGACAAGCAGCTCGTCGCCTACGTCGTCCCGGCCAAGGCCGAGGCAAAGGGCGATGTCCAGGCCGACGCCAAGGCCGACGCAGAGTGCGAGGCCCAGGGCGCCTCCAAGGCCGTCGCAGAGGCCGACGCCCAGGCCGAGCCCCACGGCACCGCCGGCGCCGAAGCCATGGACCCCGCCGCGGTCCGCCGCTCGGTGGCCCGACGGCTGCCCGACCACATGGTCCCGGCCGCCGTCGTCGTCCTGGACGACCTGCCGCTGACCGAGACCGGCAAGGTCGACCGCCGCGCCCTGCCCGCCCCCGACCTCACCGGCGCGGCGGCCTCGCGCGAGCCGCGCACCGCGCGCGAGCGGGTCCTGTGCCAACTGTTCGCCGAGGTGCTCGGCCTGCCCACCGTCGGCATCGACGACGGCTTCTTCGAACTCGGCGGCCACTCGATGCTCGCAGCCCAGCTCGCCGCCAAGGTCCGTACCGCGCTCGACGTGCCCATGGAGGTCCGTACCCTCTTCGAGGCATCGACCGTCGCCCAGCTCGCCGAGCGCCTCGACGAGGACCGGACGGCCAGGGACGGTGCGGTGGAGCACGGTCTGGACCCGCTGCTCCCGCTGCGTGCCCAGGGCCGGCTCGCCCCGCTGTTCTGCGTCCACCCCGGCGGCGGCCTGGGCTGGCTCTACACCGGCCTGCTGCGCCATCTCGACGAGCGGCCGGTCTACGCCCTCCAGTCGCACGGGCTCCAGGAGGACGGCATCCTGCCCTCCAGCGTGGACGAGATGGCCGCCGACTACGTGGAGCAGATCCGCGCGGTCCAGCCCAAGGGCCCGTACCACCTGCTCGGCTGGTCCTTCGGCGGTCTGGTGGCGTACGCGATGGCGACGCGGCTGCAGAGCGCGGGCGAGCGGGTCGGGGTGCTGTCGATCCTCGACGCCTACCCCGACAACCAGTGGGAGTTCGGACTGCCCGACTACAGCAAGCGCGAGTGGCTGGGCATGCTCCTGGAGAGCCTGCGGGGCGGCGACATCATCATCCCGTGGGCCGGGGAGACCCAGCCGTCCGGGGAGACCCAGCCGTCCGGCGAGATCGCCGACGCGCCGGAACGCGACGCCGACGAGCTGGCCGCGGCCCTCGTCCGGGAGTCCGGTCTGCCCGCGCGGCTGCTGGCGGGCGAGGCCACCTTCCCGCTGCTGGACATCATGCGCAGCGACATAGAGCTGACGAAGAAGTTCTCGCCGGACCCGTACACCGGCGATCTGCTGCTGTTCGCGGCGGAGTACGAGACCCCCGGCTTCCCGCGCCCGGCGCACACCCCGGAGTCCTGGCAGCCGTATGTGGACGGCACGGTGCGGGTCCATCAGGTGCCCGCGCAGCACCACCACATGATGCGCCAGGAGCATGTGGCGCTCATCGGCCCGGTCGTGGCGGCGGCGCTCGACGCGGCCGACGCCTGA
- a CDS encoding xanthine dehydrogenase family protein molybdopterin-binding subunit codes for MTGIADGAGAVTATPAAGTPVQPPARMGLGVSLPPADSAAKTSGTFPYAADLWAEGLLWAAVLRSPHPHARIVSIDTTQAAEMPGVRAVVTHADVPGDASHGRRVADRPVFAKDLVRHHGEPIAAVAADHPDTARLAAAAIAVEYEVLEPVTDPEQAFHAEPLHPDGNLVRHIPLSFGDPEVVGEVIVEGLYRIGRQDPAPIGAEAGLAVPRPDGGVEIYTASTDPHADRDLAAACFGLEPDRVKVVVTGVPGAMGEREDPGMQLPLGLLALRTGHPVKLAATREESFLGHAHRHPTLLRYRHHADAQGKLVKVEAQILMDAGAYADSSADTLAAAVSFACGPYVVPHAFIEGWAVRTNNPPSGHVRGEGALQVCAAYEGQMDKLAAKLGLDPAEIRMRNVMATGDLLPTGQTVTCPAPVAELLQAVRDAPLPALPEDDPEEEWLLPGGPEGAGDPAAVRRGVGYALGMVHMLGAEGADEVSTATVKVTGPVATVICAAVETGQGFTTLARQIVQDVLGIEEVHVAPIDTDQPPAGPASRGRHTWVSGGAVERAAKMVRTQLLQPLAHTFGMSTELLTIADGKITSYDGVLSTTVEEALEGKELWATAQCRPHPTEPLDETGQGDAFVGLAYCAVRAVVDVDIEIGAVRVVDMTVAQDVGRVLNPRQLKARIEAGVAQGIGAALTENLRTSRGVVRHPDLTGYALPTALDVPDIRIVKLVEERDVVAPFGAKAASAVPVVTSPAAVAAAVRAATGRPVNRLPIRPQSAVVNRM; via the coding sequence ATGACCGGAATCGCGGACGGCGCGGGCGCCGTCACCGCCACCCCCGCCGCCGGAACGCCCGTCCAGCCCCCGGCCCGCATGGGCCTCGGCGTGTCCCTGCCGCCCGCCGACTCGGCGGCCAAGACCTCGGGCACCTTCCCGTACGCGGCCGACCTGTGGGCCGAGGGGCTGCTGTGGGCCGCCGTGCTGCGCTCCCCGCATCCGCACGCCCGCATCGTCTCCATCGACACCACCCAGGCGGCCGAAATGCCGGGCGTACGGGCCGTGGTGACCCACGCCGACGTGCCCGGCGACGCCTCCCACGGCCGCCGGGTCGCCGACCGCCCGGTCTTCGCCAAGGACCTGGTCCGGCACCACGGCGAGCCGATCGCCGCGGTCGCCGCCGACCACCCCGACACGGCCCGGCTGGCGGCCGCCGCCATCGCCGTCGAGTACGAGGTGCTGGAGCCGGTCACCGACCCCGAGCAGGCGTTCCACGCCGAGCCGCTGCACCCGGACGGCAATCTGGTCCGCCACATCCCGCTGTCCTTCGGCGACCCCGAGGTGGTCGGCGAGGTCATCGTCGAGGGGCTGTACCGCATCGGCCGCCAGGACCCGGCGCCCATCGGCGCCGAGGCCGGCCTGGCCGTGCCGCGCCCCGACGGCGGGGTGGAGATCTACACCGCCTCCACCGATCCGCACGCCGACCGCGATCTGGCCGCCGCCTGCTTCGGCCTGGAGCCGGACCGGGTGAAGGTCGTCGTCACCGGCGTGCCCGGCGCCATGGGCGAGCGCGAGGACCCGGGGATGCAGCTGCCGCTCGGGCTGCTGGCGCTGCGCACCGGCCATCCGGTGAAGCTCGCCGCGACCCGTGAGGAGTCCTTCCTCGGCCACGCCCACCGCCACCCCACCCTGCTGCGTTACCGCCACCACGCGGACGCCCAGGGCAAGCTGGTCAAGGTCGAGGCGCAGATCCTGATGGACGCCGGCGCCTACGCCGACTCCTCGGCGGACACGCTGGCCGCCGCCGTCTCCTTCGCCTGCGGCCCGTACGTCGTCCCGCACGCCTTCATCGAGGGCTGGGCCGTGCGCACCAACAACCCGCCCTCCGGCCATGTCCGCGGTGAGGGCGCGCTGCAGGTGTGCGCCGCGTACGAGGGCCAGATGGACAAGCTGGCGGCCAAGCTCGGGCTCGACCCCGCCGAGATCCGGATGCGCAACGTGATGGCGACCGGCGATCTGCTGCCCACCGGGCAGACCGTCACCTGCCCGGCCCCGGTCGCCGAACTGCTTCAAGCCGTAAGGGACGCACCGCTGCCCGCCCTCCCCGAGGACGACCCCGAGGAGGAGTGGCTGCTGCCGGGCGGCCCCGAGGGCGCGGGCGACCCGGCCGCGGTGCGGCGCGGGGTCGGCTACGCCCTGGGCATGGTCCATATGCTCGGCGCCGAGGGGGCCGACGAGGTCTCCACCGCGACCGTCAAGGTGACCGGCCCGGTGGCCACCGTGATCTGCGCGGCCGTGGAGACCGGCCAGGGCTTCACCACGCTGGCCCGCCAGATCGTCCAGGACGTCCTCGGCATCGAGGAGGTCCATGTCGCGCCCATCGACACCGATCAGCCCCCGGCCGGGCCCGCCTCGCGCGGCCGCCACACCTGGGTCTCGGGCGGTGCGGTCGAGCGCGCCGCGAAGATGGTCCGCACCCAGCTGCTACAGCCCCTCGCGCACACCTTCGGCATGTCGACCGAGCTGCTCACCATCGCCGACGGCAAGATCACCTCGTATGACGGGGTGCTCAGCACCACCGTCGAGGAGGCCCTGGAGGGCAAGGAGCTGTGGGCCACCGCCCAGTGCCGTCCGCACCCCACCGAGCCGCTGGACGAGACCGGCCAGGGTGACGCCTTCGTCGGGCTCGCCTACTGCGCGGTACGCGCCGTGGTGGACGTCGACATCGAGATCGGCGCGGTCCGGGTCGTGGACATGACGGTGGCCCAGGACGTGGGCCGGGTGCTCAACCCGCGTCAGCTCAAGGCCCGTATCGAGGCGGGCGTCGCCCAGGGCATCGGCGCGGCCCTCACCGAGAACCTGCGCACCTCACGCGGTGTGGTCCGGCACCCCGACCTGACCGGCTACGCCCTGCCGACCGCCCTGGACGTGCCCGACATCCGCATCGTCAAGCTGGTCGAGGAGCGGGACGTGGTGGCCCCCTTCGGCGCCAAGGCGGCCAGCGCGGTGCCGGTGGTCACCTCCCCGGCGGCGGTCGCGGCGGCGGTCCGCGCGGCCACCGGCAGGCCGGTCAACCGCCTGCCGATCCGCCCGCAGTCGGCGGTCGTCAACCGTATGTAG
- a CDS encoding 2Fe-2S iron-sulfur cluster-binding protein has protein sequence MSDEQQPHRQEPVSGWQPMPHGPEYDAESTAFVQLPPDYAHPNPADPSGHWDPLAAPGTGYAPPPMDAGHGDPSQGGQWQPAGHDQGAAHDQGMTGHWTTADAAGAYLYGGLHDPHGSGQWAMPAEDQQGHHPQHTGHWPAPAAEEPVDDWPVPTPSDGADGPVHTSQWTIPVAGDDGVDETGEYRVDDHPGPAAPPYGDHPDGPQDPQTTAQLRMPFIAGATPQQQPHEAHQPHQSHQPGQPHEAHQPHPGQQQGHTGQWSVPAAEEGVEDSGEYAVEGHPGPAAPPAAATPPPARRPLGMPDRDEPVPAADPAWPGPSAGDSGQFAVEGHQGLHTPQHGGPVPGERQSAADDPAWGHGGPAAGDSGEFPVDGQHAGLHTPPHGSPAPGLPQDAAWQGEFTGERFEGERFEGERFDGEPFEGEQLDGDRFAGDAHGHAPHPGPEAGAGHTDAPADGRDAAEAPAEPSAEAVPDGAGPEAAEPAGGPEPAAAEGEFTAAADAAEGPAPAEPRPETPAEIPEAADAPAEPVPGPAPAEAAPAGPVASPIDEFPSHSEHPLTSYVLHVNGADRPVTDVWIGESLLYVLRERLGLAGAKDGCSQGECGACSVQVDGRLVASCLVPAATAAGSEVRTVEGLAAGGQPSDVQRALAECGAVQCGFCVPGLAMTVHDLLEGNHAPTDQQTRQAISGNLCRCSGYRGVLDAVREVVASREAAAAEADADGGPDAHQDPARIPHQAGPHGITGNGSVNGSGSGRASA, from the coding sequence GTGAGTGACGAACAGCAGCCGCACCGGCAGGAGCCGGTGAGCGGATGGCAGCCGATGCCGCACGGTCCGGAGTACGACGCCGAGTCGACGGCCTTCGTCCAACTGCCGCCCGACTACGCGCATCCGAACCCGGCCGATCCGTCGGGCCATTGGGACCCGCTCGCCGCGCCCGGCACGGGCTACGCGCCCCCGCCGATGGACGCGGGGCACGGCGACCCGTCCCAGGGCGGCCAGTGGCAGCCGGCCGGACACGACCAGGGCGCGGCCCACGACCAGGGCATGACCGGGCACTGGACCACGGCCGACGCCGCCGGCGCCTACCTCTACGGCGGCCTCCACGATCCGCACGGCTCCGGCCAGTGGGCGATGCCCGCCGAGGACCAGCAGGGCCACCACCCGCAGCACACCGGCCACTGGCCGGCCCCGGCGGCCGAGGAGCCGGTGGACGACTGGCCGGTGCCCACCCCGTCCGACGGCGCCGACGGGCCCGTGCACACCAGCCAGTGGACCATCCCCGTGGCGGGCGACGACGGGGTGGACGAGACCGGTGAGTACCGGGTCGACGACCACCCCGGCCCGGCCGCCCCTCCGTACGGCGATCACCCGGACGGCCCCCAGGACCCGCAGACGACGGCCCAGTTGCGGATGCCGTTCATCGCCGGGGCGACGCCCCAGCAGCAGCCGCACGAGGCCCACCAGCCGCATCAGTCCCACCAGCCCGGCCAGCCGCACGAGGCCCACCAGCCGCATCCCGGGCAGCAGCAGGGGCACACCGGCCAGTGGTCGGTTCCGGCCGCCGAGGAGGGGGTGGAGGACTCCGGGGAGTACGCGGTCGAGGGCCACCCGGGCCCGGCCGCCCCGCCGGCCGCGGCCACACCGCCGCCGGCCCGCCGTCCGCTGGGCATGCCCGACCGCGACGAGCCGGTCCCGGCCGCGGACCCGGCGTGGCCGGGCCCCTCCGCCGGGGACTCGGGCCAGTTCGCGGTCGAGGGGCACCAGGGGCTGCACACCCCGCAGCACGGCGGCCCCGTGCCCGGTGAGCGGCAGTCCGCCGCCGACGACCCCGCCTGGGGGCACGGCGGTCCGGCCGCCGGGGACTCCGGCGAGTTCCCGGTCGACGGTCAGCACGCCGGGCTCCACACCCCGCCGCACGGCAGCCCGGCGCCCGGACTGCCCCAGGACGCGGCCTGGCAGGGCGAGTTCACGGGCGAGCGGTTCGAGGGTGAACGGTTCGAGGGCGAGCGGTTCGACGGCGAGCCGTTCGAAGGTGAGCAGCTCGACGGCGACCGGTTCGCGGGTGACGCCCATGGGCACGCCCCGCACCCCGGCCCCGAGGCCGGCGCGGGCCACACCGACGCGCCCGCCGACGGCCGGGACGCCGCCGAGGCCCCCGCCGAGCCCTCCGCCGAGGCGGTGCCGGACGGCGCCGGGCCCGAGGCCGCCGAGCCCGCGGGCGGGCCCGAACCGGCCGCGGCCGAGGGCGAGTTCACCGCGGCCGCTGACGCCGCCGAGGGGCCCGCTCCGGCCGAGCCCCGGCCCGAGACCCCGGCGGAGATTCCCGAGGCCGCTGACGCCCCCGCTGAGCCCGTTCCCGGCCCCGCCCCCGCCGAGGCGGCCCCGGCCGGCCCGGTCGCCTCGCCCATCGACGAGTTCCCGAGTCACAGCGAGCATCCACTCACCTCCTACGTGCTGCACGTCAACGGCGCCGACCGCCCCGTCACCGACGTCTGGATCGGCGAGTCGCTGCTCTACGTCCTGCGGGAGCGGCTCGGTCTCGCCGGGGCCAAGGACGGCTGCTCGCAAGGCGAGTGCGGGGCCTGCTCGGTCCAGGTCGACGGGCGGCTCGTCGCCTCCTGCCTGGTGCCCGCCGCCACCGCCGCGGGCAGCGAGGTCCGCACCGTGGAGGGCCTCGCCGCAGGCGGACAGCCCTCCGACGTCCAGCGGGCGCTCGCCGAGTGCGGGGCGGTGCAGTGCGGCTTCTGCGTGCCCGGCCTCGCGATGACCGTGCACGACCTCCTCGAGGGCAACCACGCCCCGACCGACCAGCAGACCCGGCAGGCGATCTCCGGCAACCTCTGCCGCTGCTCCGGCTACCGCGGGGTGCTCGACGCCGTCCGCGAGGTCGTCGCGAGCCGCGAGGCCGCCGCGGCGGAGGCCGACGCGGACGGCGGACCCGACGCCCACCAGGACCCGGCCCGCATCCCGCACCAGGCGGGACCGCACGGCATCACCGGCAACGGGAGCGTCAACGGAAGCGGCAGCGGAAGGGCATCGGCATGA
- a CDS encoding FAD binding domain-containing protein, translated as MTTHAPQAAHTVTLPGTLDEAVAALAAMPAAVPVAGGTDLMAAVNSGLLRPAALVGLGRISEIRGWRYLDGHALLGAGLTHARMGRPDFAALIPALAAAARAAGPPQIRNAGTLGGNIVTAAPTGDALPVLAALEATVVIAGPEGSRRETPVSHLLAGVDMLRPGELVGFVRVPLLHAPQTFLKATGRTGPGRATASVALVLDPARRGVRCAVGAVAPMPLRPLEAERWVASLIDWDGDRGHLDPQVITAFGEYVAAACIPDPLPSQDGGEPIPLPPAAIHLRRTVAALARRALGRALA; from the coding sequence TTGACCACGCACGCACCGCAGGCGGCGCACACGGTGACGTTGCCGGGCACGCTCGACGAGGCCGTAGCGGCGCTGGCCGCCATGCCCGCCGCCGTGCCCGTGGCGGGCGGTACCGATCTGATGGCCGCGGTCAACTCCGGCCTGCTGCGGCCCGCCGCGCTCGTCGGCCTCGGCCGGATCAGCGAAATCCGCGGCTGGCGCTATCTGGACGGGCACGCCCTCCTCGGCGCCGGACTCACCCACGCCCGGATGGGCCGCCCCGACTTCGCCGCGCTGATCCCGGCGCTGGCCGCGGCCGCGCGGGCCGCCGGACCGCCGCAGATCCGCAACGCCGGCACCCTCGGCGGCAACATCGTCACCGCCGCCCCCACCGGCGACGCGCTGCCGGTGCTCGCCGCGCTGGAGGCCACGGTGGTCATCGCCGGGCCCGAGGGCTCCCGCCGCGAGACCCCGGTCAGCCATCTGCTCGCCGGGGTCGACATGCTGCGCCCCGGTGAACTCGTCGGATTCGTCCGGGTGCCGCTGCTGCACGCCCCGCAGACCTTCCTCAAGGCCACCGGGCGCACCGGGCCCGGCCGGGCCACCGCCTCGGTCGCCCTCGTCCTCGACCCGGCGCGGCGCGGGGTGCGCTGTGCGGTCGGCGCGGTCGCGCCGATGCCGCTGCGCCCCCTGGAGGCCGAGCGCTGGGTCGCCTCGCTCATCGACTGGGACGGCGACCGCGGTCATCTCGACCCGCAGGTCATCACCGCTTTCGGCGAGTACGTCGCCGCCGCGTGCATCCCCGATCCGCTGCCCTCGCAGGACGGCGGCGAGCCGATCCCCCTGCCGCCCGCCGCGATCCATCTGAGGCGTACCGTGGCAGCCCTGGCCCGCCGAGCACTGGGGAGGGCACTCGCGTGA